Genomic window (Lycium barbarum isolate Lr01 chromosome 2, ASM1917538v2, whole genome shotgun sequence):
AATACCAAATACAATAAAAATAGAATAAGATCAAGTAGCATAAATTAAGAAAAAAACACTTAAAGGATGGACTTACATTGTCAATAAACTTATGCATGCGATTTAAAAAGAAACCAAAAGTGTAAAGAACAGATAGatgaaatagaaaagaaaaacGTCAATAGGTTTCACGTAAACGAAGAGAGTCTGGATGCCAATAAATTCATTTACCTAGCGTTTGAGTTTCATCACCCATCTATTTGAGGAAATAAGAGAGACCCATGCACTTCATGGTCATGAATGCACTGCGTTTAAAACTAACCGAAGATTATCAGTGTGTTCAAGAATTGTAGATCTTTCTATGGAATTTCAATTGTGTACACACAAATTAAGCATAAAGAAAAATCACCCGAAGCAAGTTGTGGCTAAAATCACAAAACAAAATAATACTTCCAATACTTGTAAATAAAAACTTACCAGTTCCAAAGGAAAATAATTTTGGTTGTTGGAGAGGGATGATCAATGACCTGCATAAAAAGCTttgatgaaaaaaaaattgaagcttcAGGAAAACAAATAATAAGTTTGTAGAAGAGTTATAATTGACTTAAAGTCCTAAAAATTAGGATATAATTCAAATAAGGAAAAAATTTATAAGTAAAATCTTAGATTTTTAGTACATTACAAAGTCCTAAATATAGGaaataatttaataaataaaaatttagATTTTAAACATATTTAATGACATGCACGTTCATATTGAATGtttaaaaaggaaaaacaaaattgATGACTATGCTCGATAAATTTAACTGAACTATTGgatcaaaaagaagaaaaacaaaaagaaaattaaGATGATCAAATAACGGTGTCGTGTACCAAAAGAGCCTGTTGGAAATCAATTCCTTGATTAATGATAATGTACAGTAATCAATATATACAAAAGCTAGGCCGTTGCCTTTGGCGTAATACTAGGCTATCAATGATATAATTAccttattctaggagatattctagttgtacataatattctaggagatattctaCCTGTACATAATAATAGCTAATTACAACggttatcacacccccgcagtcgaagcgggaggttggcgaacgcttagactgtcccgaaAGTCATCAAAAAGTACGCGCGGAAGCCCTTTTGTAAAAATGTATGCAATCTGATATCAggatggaacatgaaggacacgaacctTGCCACGGGTAACTTTTTCGCGAACAAAGTGTATGTCCATCTCAATGTGTTTAGTGCGCTGATGTTGTACCGGGTTACCTGATAAGTATAtcgcactcacattgtcacaattaACAAGTGTCGCCTTTTGGATCGGGCAATGTAGCTCAAGAAGTAAATTTCTGATCCAGCATGAttcggagacaacattagcaactcccctGTATTCGGCCTCAGCACTAGAACGGGAGAGTGTAGGCTGACGTTttgaagaccaagaaatcaaATTGTCACTGAAAAAGACACAATAACCAGAGGTGGAGCGCCTAGTATCCGGgcaaccaccccaatctgcatctgtataagagaCTAAGCTGTTGACAGTAGACTTGTAGAGATGCAGACCAAAGTCAATAGACCCCTGAATGTAGCGCAGAATACGCTTAAGAGTAGCCATATGTTCAATATGAGGGTCATGCATGTGGAGACACACCTGTTGGACGACATATGAGATATCTGGTCTAgtgaatgtaaggtactgcaaAGCCCCAGCAAGCTGACGATACTTAGTCGGATCATCAAATGGTGCATCTTTCGAAGCACTTAGCTTTGGCTTCGTATCAACAGGTGTAGGAGACGGGCTACAATGTGACATACCTGCCCGTTCCAGGATTTCTTCGGCATACTGTTTTTGTGACAAAAATAAGCCATCTGCATTACGAGTAACAACAATACCCAAGAAATAACTCAGTGGACCAAGGTCCTTCATAGTAAACTCGCACTCAAAAGTGCCATAATAGACTTACGGAGATTGTCTCAAGAGGCCGTAAGAATGATGTCGTCGACATAAAGCAGTATATATGCAATATTAGAACCCCTGCGATAAATGAATAATGAGTGATCAGACTTGCTGTGTGAGAAGCCAATGGTGCCGACAAAATCGGCAAACCGCTGGTACCAAGACCGAGGGGCTTGTTTCAGGCCATAAAGAGACTTCTTCAATAGGCAGACATGATCAGGAAAATTGGGGTCCCGAAAACCCAAtggttgatgcatatacacagtGTCAGAGAGATTGCCATGAAGAAAAGCATTCTTGACATCGAGCTGGTGTATGGGCCAAGAATAAGACAATGCAATACTTAGCACAGTGCAAATAGATgccggcttgaccaccggactgaaagtctcctCACAGTCAACACCCTtctgttgagacctgccatcacctacaagacgggctttatgcctctcaaaaaaACCattagatttctttttatgacaaAAAATCCACATTGACCaaatcacattaacattagcaggtCGAGGAACTAACTCCCATTTCTTATTTTCAATTAGAGCATTAAATTCATCCATCATGGCATTCTTCCAATTTAAGTCACGGAGAGCACTTACGGGATTTTTGGGTAATGGAGAGATGGAGGTAGCGGTCTCGGTGTTAAGGTTGGAGAAATATTTCAAATTGGGTTTGAAAATGCCATTACGGGACCGAGTTGTCATGCGGTGGAGCTGCTGTGGGGATTGGGCCATAGGTGATGGAGCTGGGCCTGAACTCATCGGTCCAGGAGTAGCAGAAGGGCTGACCCGCTGCGGGTTAGTCTGCTGTTGGGGATTGGGATGTGTCATTTAGGGAATTTAAATTGTTGGGAGATGTATTTTCAGAATTTCGTTGCATGTGATAAGTGATGTATGGATTAACATTATGGTCCAAAAATTCATACGTGTGAGAGTCAGGAGTATGAATTTTTTAGAATGGGAATGTGTGCTCATCAAATACCACATGACGGGCAACGAAAATTTTCCGGCTTGACATGTCATAACACTTATATCCCCTATGATCGGAAGGgtacccaagaaagacacaaGGGGTGGACCGTGCTTGTAACTTATTAATGGTGGTAGATGGAAACAAAGGAAAAcatagacacccaaaaacccgaagatgagaATAGTTAGGATCTTTTTGGTAGAGGAGTTGAGTATGGGAAGAGGATCCGAGAACTTTAGTTGGGAGAATGTTCAAAAGATATGTGGCCATAGAAAGTGCATAATGCCAAAATGAGGGGGGCATCGAGGCATGAGCAAGCAGGGTCCAAATtacattatttatggatcggatgTGACGTTCGACTTTTCCATTTTGAGGAGATGTGTGAGGGAAAGAGAGTCGGAATTGCATCCCATGTTTTTGAGCAAATAATTGAAGTGGCCCGTTATCAAATTCTTTCCCATTGTCACATTGTAAATTTTTAATGGGCCTTTCAAATTGAGTTTTGACAAGAGCATGGAATCTGGTGAAAAGAGAGTAAACTTGAGACTTTTTAGAGATGGGAAAAGTCCAcaaaaatttactaaaatcaTCAAGAAATAGTACATAGTATCGATGCCCATTAAAGCTAGCTACGGGCGACGTCCAAAGATCTCTATGAACTATATCAAACGGAAAAGCAGTGAATGACATCGATTCATAAAAAGGTAATTTAATTTGTTTTCCCAAAGTACAAGATGAACAAAAAAATTGTTTGTTCTTATTACATTCAATAAAATGCTTGCTATGAAGAGAGCGTAAAGTATTGGCTCCCGGATGTCCTAAACGACTATGCCATAAATCAGGAGACAAAGCAGTGAAGACGGAATGAGATTTTGAAGGTGAGGCTGGATGGCGGCGGAGAGTGTATAGAGTTCCCCGCTACTGTTACATCTCATTAGTTTGTTCCCCGTCTGTAAATCCTTCACACAAAAACCAAACGGgtcaaattcaacagaaacccAGTTGTCAGTGGTAAATTTTGGGATAGAGATAAGGAttttaatgagcttgggtgcaTGCAATACATTATTTAAggtgagagggggggggggggggtttggagGTGAGAAAGTAGTGTTCGCATAACCATGAATTGGAATTACAtgcccattaccaacaacaatgcgatAATTATTATTGCTCGAATTAAAATAAGATGAGAATGTACCTTGGTCCGAGGTCATATGAGATGTTGcaccggtatccatataccaatttccATCCGGTGGAGCGATAGAAAATGTATGCATTGCCGCCTCAATATCCGTTGGAGTATAGCCAATATGGGGCTGGGCGACAAAGATTGAGTAGGCCTGTTGAGGTTTAGGCCCAAAAATGCCGGGCTGCATTGCTGGACGTTGCTGTTGCATTTGAGAAGATGGATAGGGGCATGGTGGGGCAGCCCATTGTTGTGGTCACTGTCCATACGGGGGGTATGGATATAGTTGTGTGACGATGACGTAACGCGGCTGCCACTGGCTGTTGCCGCCAGTCTGCCACTGGTTGGTGCCGCAGCCGCTGTTCTGGCCACCCCCACCGCGGCCAGTGGTGCGGTTGTGCCCATTGTTCTTCCCATaattatttttcttcttattcttGGTGTTATTATTTCTGCCATGATTAGAATTTGAAGAATAATTATGTTGATGATTAGAGTTAGCATGGTCCATATTACCTGGTTGGGCACCGCCAGTAGAGGCAACAAAAGCAGCGTTCCCGCGGCCTCTTTGGAGAGGCGGTTTTTTAGAGTACGTTCCACCAATTTTATTCGGGATCGAACGCTTTCAATGGTGGTAATGGGTCTTGATTTTGGACAAAATCCACCGTACCAGAATAGGCCTCGGGAAGACCACCAATAAGTCGCAAGACAAGGCGACTATTTGCCACCGGAGCATCTACATTAGCCAGCCTGTCCGCCAAGGTTTTCATGTGGTTGCAATACGCATCCGCACTTGAAAATTTTTCGAGAGAGACAGCATCAAGTTCCTCCTCGAGATGGGTTGCCCTAGAACCCTTGTTATCTTGAAAGATGGCCTCCAACCTCTGCCAAGCTTTCGCCGCGGTGTCATCCTTGACCAATATGACTTAAAGTAATTCAGGAGAGATCGTACTATATATCCACTGTAGGACTGCCGCATCAAGACGGTCATAGAGTTCCGGATCAGCTACCCGTAAGGCATCAATTTTGGCCGTAGCCGCGGCCTCCGTAGGAGGGATAATGTGATGCATTAGGTTGTGCACTCGGGCTTACACCTTAAACAACGCCACCCATGAATAATATGGACCATTTTCAATGTCCAACGTGAAGGGGATGAGAGATTTGACATTGGTTATTGAGAGGGCAGAGTGAAACTTTGCGCCTGTGTCAAACATGGTGGCATCGAAGAAAAAGAGAGGAAGAAGAAAGGAGGGAGAAGGTGAACGAAGAGAGGAGAAGAGTGGTGGCTGCTAGGTTGGTTGGAGGATTAAaccctgctctgataccatggtGGAAATCAATTCCTTGATTAATGATAATGTACAGTAATCAATATATACAAAAGTTAGGCCGTTGCCTTTGGCGTAATACTAGGCTATCAATGATATAATTAccttattctaggagatattctagATTGTAGGAgatattctagctgtacataatatTATAGGAGATATTGTAGCTGTACATAATAATAGCTAATTACAACGGTTATCAGAGCCCATCATAGTTTTGAGTTGTCTGATTGTCCAAAATATTAACTTTGTTTATGGTAAAAACTAATGACACcaaagtagttttttttttagttttttttaaatgaaatatatattattattagtGTTTATGTATTTGATTACTACATTATTTAGGACATTCAAATAAGGATACAATTCGTATAAGGTAAAtcttgatttttattcctaaaatAGTAGGACTTCCTACATAGATCAAATTAGGAATCGATTTAAtaagaatttttttatttaatttcaatataaatattagaaaaatagtaaatgacaagTTTGTCTATTGCAGTGTCTTTTAATGAAAGGCAAAAAATTCAATCAACATTACGActcttcgtgcttttaatatattaTAGATAGATATAGATGATTCATGacaattctttctttttctcatGTCAAACTTGCTTAATGATAAAAATTTAAATGTTGCGGGACCCCAAAATTTAATCATTTAAACGAGCCACATTTCGCTAATGGGTTTCATGCTTTTAGTGCGTCTATTAATAAAAATTGTATATTTAAAATATAGTGAATGATATGTAATAGCAATTGACGTCAAAATAGATTGAATATTCATTTAAAGGTAGAAAAATATGGACGTCCAACCCTAAATGGAGTTTTTCCCCCATAAAACCTAGAGCTCAAAGTGTTAAAGAGTTTCGTAATGTTGTTTTTACTGTATTATACCAAAAAAGAAAACCGCACTCTTAAAGCCAAAAACACTTGGAAGTGGTTATCATaggaagataaaaaaaaaagtgaaaatatatgTAGACATGGGAAAAAAACATTCTCAAGTATGAAAAATAAACTGCAATGACAAAATAAATAATAAGAGAAGTGATTTTATTTACCAAGATTATGAGTACAATTCTGTGTATTCACTTTATTCTtctcttttaaatttttttctcGAACATAGGATTATTTGGATGTATTTGATCGCCAAGAACGTCAGGCAACACTTCGATATATCGAGTTGATCTTAAGGAAGATCGCTTCTTGATTACTTCGACTTTGAGAAAGACAAAATTTGATTTCTTGATTTTTTATGAATACCCA
Coding sequences:
- the LOC132629106 gene encoding uncharacterized mitochondrial protein AtMg00810-like, translated to MKDLGPLSYFLGIVVTRNADGLFLSQKQYAEEILERAGMSHCSPSPTPVDTKPKLSASKDAPFDDPTKYRQLAGALQYLTFTRPDISYVVQQVCLHMHDPHIEHMATLKRILRYIQGSIDFGLHLYKSTVNSLVSYTDADWGGCPDTRRSTSGYCVFFSDNLISWSSKRQPTLSRSSAEAEYRGVANVVSESCWIRNLLLELHCPIQKATLVNCDNVSAIYLSGNPVQHQRTKHIEMDIHFVREKVTRGKVRVLHVPS